The genomic window CATTGTAAGACGTGATGAACTTGAAGTCACTGGTACGTGATCCTGTCGTTAGATACGTGTCATAATTGTAAGCACTGCGGAGAGTTCCAGCTCCCTCCACCTCTGCATAGTTAGGAGGGAGATACGCACTGGGAATGGCGACCGCTCCATCAAACAACAGTCTGGGCTTTCTCCTGTGGCAAAACCTCACAGCCAGGATCAGAATTATGAAAGTCAGAAAGAAGGTGGACACGGAAACTAGCGCGATGATCAGATAAAAAGTCAGTTTGGAATTGTTCTCCTCATAAGTCATGTCTTTAAGTTCAGGAACTTCAGCAAGATTAtcagaaataagtaaatatacagAACAGGTAGCAGAGAGAGGCGGCTGTCCGTTATCTTTCACAGAGATGACAAGGTTCTGTTTCATGCTGTCAGATTCAGTAATGTCCCTCTGAGCCCTGATCTCTCCACTATGGAGACCGATAGTGAAAAGTCCCGGATCGGTAGATTTGACTATCTGATACGACAGCCACGCGTTCTGTCCAGAGTCAGCATCCACAGCGATCACTTTGGAGaccagagagccagagagagcagCTTTAGGGACCATCTCAGTCATTAAAGACTTGCCCTCTGGAGCAGGGTATAATATCTGTGGAGAGTTATCATTCTCATCTGATatgaacacactcacagtcacgttGCTGCTGAGTGGAGGAGAACCGTTGTCTCTGGCTACAACCTGGACTTTAAAGTTTCTGAACTTTTCATAGTCAAATGACCTCACAGCCTGGATCACTCCTGTATCTGagttaatggataaaaatgaagTCACTGGAAGAGAATTTATCTCACTGGACACCAgagaatacagtactgtaccgtTCTGCCTCCAGTCTGGGTCTCTTGCAGTAACAGAACTAATAGATGTTCCTGGTTTGTTATTTTCCATTACATATGCAGTGTAGGATTGCTGTTCAAATACAGGAGGATTGTCGTTCACATCAGATACAGTTAAATAAATGGTTATAGATGAGGATAAAGATGGAGATCCTCCATCAGTAGCAGTGATTGTTATGTTATAACCTTCTTCCAGCTCTCGATCGAGCATGCCTGTCGTTATCagtgaaaaataatttttgatAGATGGATTTAATTTAAAAGGAACATTTCCCTGAATTGAACAACGGATCTGTCGATTATCTCCTGAATCTTTATCCTGAACATTAATTATGGCTACTTCAGTGCCCACAATAACATTCTCAGGTAGAGGATTATTCagagatttaataataattttaggaGCATTATCATTGACATCAGTAATCTCTATAATAACACTTGCAGTCGATGCTAAACCAGATCCATCTTTAGCCTGTACTCCAATTTCATAATATTTTTCCTCCTCATAGTCGATGTCTCCGGCTACCTTAATTTGTCCAGTAATCTCATGAATAGTAAATAGTTGTACTGCGTTATCCGGAATATGACTGAATTCATATGTGACTGCACCGTTTGCTCCTTCATCTGCATCTTCTGCACTCACAGTAACGACTTCTGTTCCTATCGGTGCGTTTTCAGCTAAAACGACTTTATATACAGGCTGACTGAACACCGGAACATTATCATTAGCATCTAGCACAGTGATGTGTATAACAGCAGTCCCTGATCTCGGAGGAATCCCGCCGTCCACTGCGGTAAGAATCAAGTCAATATCCTTCTGTTGTTCGCGATCCAGTTCTTTATCCAGAACAAGTTCCGCGTGTTTCCGTccgtttttattttcttgtacaGACAAAACGAAATGGTCGTTCTTCTGGAGAGAATAGGAACTAACTCCGTTATGTCCGATGTCAGAATCGTGAGCTTCATCCAATCGGAAGCGCTGCCCTTTAACAGCGGACTCGTGAATTTCAAAGCTAATTCTCTCCTTAATAAATTTTGGCGCGTTGTCATTAATATCTTGAATATTCAGAGAAAGACGATGTAGTTCTAGCGGATTTTCAAAGACGAGTTCATAATTCAGGATGCAGTTTAATCTCGAACCACAAAGCTTTTCCCGGTCTATTGTCTCTGAGACGATCAAATCTCctgtattaaaattaatatccACATACCGCTTGCTGCTATCCTCTGTTTCAACTCGGGCTTTtcgtatttttaattttgtagcATCTGTTCCGAGGTCCTTTGCAATATTTCCAATCACAAACTGAGCCTTGGTTTCCTCTGGAACAGTGTAGCTCATGTCTCCATGGGCGGATGAGAAAAGGATGAAAAGAAGCGCCATGATTAGAGAAGACAACGGGACTGAGGGCATCGTGCGTGCCATATTTAAAGAGCTGAAATTCTATTCTTGAGAGATTCCACTTAACTTTATATGTACAGGATTTACAAACCGCCCCTAAACACAACAGCGCGGAGAAATCAAGCTCGACTACAGCATTTTGCGAAAAGATCTTCCCGTTTCTGTTCACTGCAGCTGCCCAGTCAGGGTTTAGTACCACGTGCAAGTGTTGGTGAACAGCGACGCTCTgagcattttgtttttactgCAAATTCGATGCAAAACATAGTGTGTAatctttctgattttatttctcaATGAACGGATGGACCGTTAAGTTTAGTAAACGACTTGCAACATATAATATGTACGTAGCAGAATTTTAGCATTCTCAACACTCCTCAACACCTAGGGACTGgaccgatacacacacacacactttgtacttATTTATACATCTTT from Tachysurus vachellii isolate PV-2020 chromosome 20, HZAU_Pvac_v1, whole genome shotgun sequence includes these protein-coding regions:
- the LOC132862894 gene encoding putative protocadherin beta-18 isoform X16 — protein: MARTMPSVPLSSLIMALLFILFSSAHGDMSYTVPEETKAQFVIGNIAKDLGTDATKLKIRKARVETEDSSKRYVDINFNTGDLIVSETIDREKLCGSRLNCILNYELVFENPLELHRLSLNIQDINDNAPKFIKERISFEIHESAVKGQRFRLDEAHDSDIGHNGVSSYSLQKNDHFVLSVQENKNGRKHAELVLDKELDREQQKDIDLILTAVDGGIPPRSGTAVIHITVLDANDNVPVFSQPVYKVVLAENAPIGTEVVTVSAEDADEGANGAVTYEFSHIPDNAVQLFTIHEITGQIKVAGDIDYEEEKYYEIGVQAKDGSGLASTASVIIEITDVNDNAPKIIIKSLNNPLPENVIVGTEVAIINVQDKDSGDNRQIRCSIQGNVPFKLNPSIKNYFSLITTGMLDRELEEGYNITITATDGGSPSLSSSITIYLTVSDVNDNPPVFEQQSYTAYVMENNKPGTSISSVTARDPDWRQNGTVLYSLVSSEINSLPVTSFLSINSDTGVIQAVRSFDYEKFRNFKVQVVARDNGSPPLSSNVTVSVFISDENDNSPQILYPAPEGKSLMTEMVPKAALSGSLVSKVIAVDADSGQNAWLSYQIVKSTDPGLFTIGLHSGEIRAQRDITESDSMKQNLVISVKDNGQPPLSATCSVYLLISDNLAEVPELKDMTYEENNSKLTFYLIIALVSVSTFFLTFIILILAVRFCHRRKPRLLFDGAVAIPSAYLPPNYAEVEGAGTLRSAYNYDTYLTTGSRTSDFKFITSYNDSTLAAGGTLKKSPDEAFATTLITLNNTGEEDEQKPPNNDWRLPPNQRPGPSGQHRFHTLQQRWAPYEKSRAGPRPEEAGAGAVVGTGPWPNPPTEAEQLQALMAAANEVSEATATLGPRYNAQYVADYRQNVYIPGSTATLTANPQQQMPQQALPPPQAPPQAAPAVDVPKAAPTPASKKKVTKKDKK
- the LOC132862894 gene encoding putative protocadherin beta-18 isoform X39, whose translation is MARTMPSVPLSSLIMALLFILFSSAHGDMSYTVPEETKAQFVIGNIAKDLGTDATKLKIRKARVETEDSSKRYVDINFNTGDLIVSETIDREKLCGSRLNCILNYELVFENPLELHRLSLNIQDINDNAPKFIKERISFEIHESAVKGQRFRLDEAHDSDIGHNGVSSYSLQKNDHFVLSVQENKNGRKHAELVLDKELDREQQKDIDLILTAVDGGIPPRSGTAVIHITVLDANDNVPVFSQPVYKVVLAENAPIGTEVVTVSAEDADEGANGAVTYEFSHIPDNAVQLFTIHEITGQIKVAGDIDYEEEKYYEIGVQAKDGSGLASTASVIIEITDVNDNAPKIIIKSLNNPLPENVIVGTEVAIINVQDKDSGDNRQIRCSIQGNVPFKLNPSIKNYFSLITTGMLDRELEEGYNITITATDGGSPSLSSSITIYLTVSDVNDNPPVFEQQSYTAYVMENNKPGTSISSVTARDPDWRQNGTVLYSLVSSEINSLPVTSFLSINSDTGVIQAVRSFDYEKFRNFKVQVVARDNGSPPLSSNVTVSVFISDENDNSPQILYPAPEGKSLMTEMVPKAALSGSLVSKVIAVDADSGQNAWLSYQIVKSTDPGLFTIGLHSGEIRAQRDITESDSMKQNLVISVKDNGQPPLSATCSVYLLISDNLAEVPELKDMTYEENNSKLTFYLIIALVSVSTFFLTFIILILAVRFCHRRKPRLLFDGAVAIPSAYLPPNYAEVEGAGTLRSAYNYDTYLTTGSRTSDFKFITSYNDSTLAAGGTLKKSPDEAFATTLITLNNTGEEDEQKPPNNDWRLPPNQRPGPSGAGPRPEEAGAGAVVGTGPWPNPPTEAEQLQALMAAANEVSEATATLGPRYNAQYVADYRQNVYIPGSTATLTANPQQQMPQQALPPPQAPPQAAPAVDVPKAAPTPASKKKVTKKDKK